CCCCACCAACCCACATCCTGTCCAGAAATCAGGTCCAGTGAACCTACTGCCGCCAAAGGGCAGACTTGATCATGAAGCCCCCATATGCAGTTTTGTGTATAGTGATACACTGttgccacccacccccaccagacAGGCTGCCCCAGACGCCCTATGTCAACAATAGTCATGATGCATCAGAAGGTTCTGAGATTCTATTGGCTGATTCCCAGGGTGGGGGGAGATTAGACTCTTCAGAAAGTAACTGACTAGGGCGGGATCAGGACCACCACACACTATCAGAAGGGAGGTAGAGTTtgtcaaagaaatagaggaaacttAAGGGGCAGCGATAGCCAAACAGTTTATTTTTGCTGGAGTTTTTTCTGAGCCTGTATATAATATGGAGAAATCCCTGGGTGTTGAAAGCGTTAacacgctcagctgctaaccaaaaggttgacggTTCGAGGCCACTCAGCAcagcctcagaagacaggcctggtgatctacttccaaaacatcagccactgacaactctgtggagcacagttctaatcTGCGACCCAgggggttgccatgggtcagaagtGCCTCAATAGCAGCTGGTttggtgttttgttgtttaatACTAACGATGCTAATATCTGGGAATTCTGGGAGAGACCAGACTAGAGAGCAGAGACGCTACTTTTCAAGGCATTTTGTCACTTCCTAATGGACCTTAAGGCGCGCAAGTAGCCCCAGAGCCAAACAAGGACATCAGAACCATGGAGagcctcttgtcttcccactgtctTATACAAATTTCCAGAGGCCTTAGTGACGAATAATCTCTGAATATACCTGCTTTCTGGATATCTCTGATAGCAGAAATTGCATGATCCAGGACTCTGCCTGTAACCCACTCAGACCCAGCCAGGGCCTGGGCAAAAGAAGGGGAGAGCTGGGTTTTGTCTTGGCCAGAATTGAGGGTTGGAGGGAGAGATCCCACTGCCTGATGTGTCTCTCATCAACCAGTCATCTTATGTTTGGGCATGTTACCATTTCCCCAATTCATTAGATATCTCTCTGCTGGTCTTTTAGGGACTCTACGatggaagaaaacaaagaagagcAACTAAATTCTACGTAAGTAATCGTGAACCTACAAAGTCACAGCCATGGTCAATTGGCCCTTCATCCTTTCCTACCTCTGCGAGTCCCCTCCTGTTCTTTCGCCCTGTCCCTGTGTCGTCACTGTGCGCTACCTGAACCAACCCCTGCCCTCCTGAAGCCACAGCCATGGTCAATCCCCCGCCAGGCCAGGCCTTCCGAGGTAGGTCTTTAGTTTCTAAGGTTAACCCTTCCTCCCACCCTACTGCAAAAGCCCCCTCTACTACTCGACTCCCAGTCAAGAATTCCAAAAAAACAAAGCCATGTCTGTGTGAACataaaacaagaaaaaggaaaaaccgACTGACCACGGACGGGCCCAGGTACCCTTCTTTCTAGAGAGTCTGGAGGTGCCATTTTTCCATTCAAATGTACCTCACTGGGGGGCGGAGGCGCTGATGGTATTATTTAAAGTAAATGTCTGGGGCATTCCTGGCCATGCTCAATGCAACGATATGTGGAAGAACCTCAAATTTTATAGCAGGCAAATGGAGGGGTTCTGAGGTAAGAGGAGGAAAAGACTGAAACCCTACCAGGCAGTTACAGACCTCTTGTCACGCCACACACATCCAGGCCCAACCACAAGCGATGTACCAGATCCCTAGATGGAactgcagggggcggggggcaagTTTTATGAAGTTAACCTGAGAAAAGATTGTCCAAGGAAAGTACTCTCTCCGGAGGAAGAAAGCTAAAGCTTCCCAGGGAAGCACAGTGGGCAGGTGCACTGGCACTTTGAGATCGCCTAGGCAAGGTGCCCCTTGCCCCTTGGGTGACAGGATCAACTCAAACTCACGGCCACCGAGGCCATACTGGCGCAGAGTGAAGcccctgggtttcccagactgtaagtgTTCCCAGGAGTggaaaagccagtctttctcccgcttgGTGATAGAGCTGCAGGGGGTTTGTTTTGATCTTTTAAGAAACTGTAGAGCATTCTTAAGAAGTACAAGGTCTCAGGAATGAAAACGACATCACGTGCGCCTCGAAAAACTTACTAATGAACCACCTGTCTGGAAAGCCGCGTAGGCCCACTGACTCTTGATCTTAAGATAACTGGCCCGTGTTCATTCTGGGGACGGAGTATACAGGTCGGAGAACATGGAAATCTTAAGATTGGCACATTCAAAAAGAAATATTAACAGTTTGAACACGGACCTGGAAAGGGACATGCAAAGAATAGATGAAGCAAATCAGGATCTTCTTCTCAAAATCCACGAGAAAGAAAGTGAGATTCAGAGGTGAGTGCTGGGCTTCATGGGGGAAGTTCCCAAAGGAAGGGGTGAAAGGGAAAAGGCGAAAATGAACGCCCTGCTTGCACTGGAGACGTACAGATTGCGTAGCAAAgggtctcttctttttttaatataaagatcattttcttgggaCCTCTTATTgcaattcatacattgattgcatcgggcatatttgtacatgtttccatcattttttttccagacatttactttcttttgagcccaTGGTCTCAGCTCCTCAAAGGGTCTCTTTGTTTCTTAGCACTCGTGCGACACTCAGTGACACGCAGTATGTGTAAAAAATATTTCTAGAAGGTTAAGCAATAGTTACCTGAGTGGAGAACACCAGAGAGTTTGGCCTGAGGTGTAGGGAGCCCTCTCCCAATGTGTAAGTGATTCGGGTTCCTTGGATTCGGGAATGCAGAGTTTCCAATCTGAGATTTATGTTTATTGTCAGTAACATAGCCTCAAAACTGATCAATGTCTAATCGGTTCCAAAACGCCCCTTTCTGGGTCCTCATCTGAGTGCTCTTGTGCCATCCAGGCTGGAAGATGAGCTCACTCAAACGGGAGACCTGGCAGAAGACGAGGCATGGGAGAAGGAGAACGGTGCCGCCATTGAGAGGGAAAAGGCCTTGCAGGAGCTGGAAGAAGAAACAGCCAGGCTTGTAAGGGAGGAGCCCTTTGAGAGGTTCCGTTCCTCACCCTGTCTCTTGGCGGTGGCTGAATGGCAGACCAGGTTTCTTGGGTACTATTTAATACTGGACAACCCAGCATGTGGGTGTCGCGATCCCTGGTAAGCTGATGCTTGTATATTGACATGGACCACAAGTACCTCACCTGACAGCGTGCAAGTACAGGAGAGTGGCTGCCGGGAAAGCATCGCTAGGGTGAGCTGGAGAGAATAACCGCACAAGGAGGACACTGACGGATGGATACTCTGATTCTTTCTCTTCGCAGGAGAAGAAGAATGGAACACTGGTCCAGAGTATAGCAGACCTGAAAAACAAGGTGGGGCATGGTGCGTGTGTCCCCTGTTATCAGCCCCATTTCTCAGTGGCAAGGGGAATCACGTGATCCTATAAGAACCCATGTCAGAGAGACTGGAGTGGGGGCTACACGCGTCCCTACACCGCACTCCTGAGGTTAAGACTCGTTGTCCCAATCTCCTGGGGGCTCCGGGCCCGTGAGAGGTGGAAGGAATAGACAAGTGTTTGGGAGTCCCGTGGGTTCTTGATTCTATCGCACGAAAACAGGTTCCCGCAGACACTCGATGGAAGGAATCCACGTCATCGCCTCCTTTTTGGTGAGAGACTGCTTTCCCCTCCGCcagggatttttaaaagaattcattCCACAGGGTCTTCTTTCCCTTTCCTAGGCCTTGCCTCAACCTCTCCGTAGAGCACAGTGAGCCTTCCATGATGACCCTGCTCGGGAAGCCTTCCCCCGAAGCCCTGAGTAACTCAGCATGAATTAGGGGCTCGAGGAATATCCCTGCCTTTGACTGGCTTTAGCTTTGTGGCCAAAGACTAGTGTTTCCATTGGGTACCAAGGAGTTATCAAGAGCCGTCTCCTGGAAGCACTTAACAAGGCCATGCACACGGTCCTCACACACCAGAGAATGTCTTtctcttcatttatttttatttgatatttttatgTGATGTGTATTTCTTTATTTGAAACTGTAGTTTACAAAGAAAATGCAAAAAACAACCTGGTATGAACAAGGCAATGTAGAGGAAACTCCGGAAGAGTCCAAGGTAAAGGGAAAGCCGTCCTTGAACGGGTTTGGGGTCTGTGACTGGGACAGTAGGAAATAAGCCTTCAAGTCAGAACCACCTGTCCAAGTCGGAATACATCACTCCGCTGTGGTGTCAACCTATGTCACGGTGATGCCTGGAACCCAACGGTGTGATTATCCGACCTTAGGAAGGGCTTCCACGCTGACAGCCCTGTGGGAGGGCGTCTTTCTCTGCTACGGGGAACAGCATAGCACAAGTATATGTATGTAATATTCGAGGAAGGGGAAGTCTCTGGCTTACACCCTGGCTCTCACACTTAATTTGGTATGTGAAGTTGGTGGATTGCACCAATCTGTCCTAGCCTCAGTGTGAGCACTACACGAGACTGGGATATATGAAGTATTCTTGCCTTTTCTGGATGGCTGACGTCTTGAAAATCCAGGTGGTTTTACAGTGATTTCTTGAAAGCCTGGTTGAGGTGGGATTTGTAAGCCTGTGATACACTAGGCAATTCACATCCTTTTATGGATTCCGGACCGGAACCGGCTTCATTCAGTGAGTTACTCAAGTGTTTAGTAATCTCTGCCTGCTCAATTGGATCATCCGTGGCACCGTGGGTACACGCTCAGGTGGGCTAACTGCAGGGCTGACGGTTGGCCTCTATGTAGCTGCTCCAGTGAAAAGACCCGGAgagctgcttctggaaagatactatctgaaaaaaaccaaaaacgatGGGACCGTTTTCCTCTGTCCCGCTGGTTCCCTATGAGTCCAGACTCAACTCCACAGCAGCCGGCATCATCCACCACAGCGGCCAACACTTGACGTTTCTCTAAGagcccagggccaaacaacccaTCCGATCAAAGCAACAAGCCACGTTTTtaacctttttttgttttttttcatctgAGAGGCGCTCACATTCTTACTTGGCACTTTCTGTAGCATACCATCTTTGTGATAGCCTTGTTTACTTTCGCCTTCCCTTGCGTATGAGCCTTCTGGTGACACAGGCACTCTGACAACCGAACAGGAAGCAAATAGGGGCTGCCTAGAAGATGAAACCCGAAACAAGACAAAAAAGTAGTGCCATCGAGTTAGTCCTGATTCATCGAAAGCctaggacaaagtaaaactgcccctgtgggtttcaagactgtgaaacttttttaaatttaatttaagcattttatttggggctcatacaactcttatcacaatccatacatacatccactgtgtcaaacacatttgtacattagttgccaccatcattctcaaaacatttgctctctacttgagcccttggcatcagctcctcattttcccccctccctcaccgctcacccatccctcatgaacccttgataatttataaattattattttgtcatatcttacactgtctgatgtctcccttcacccactctcctgtagtccatcccccaggaaggaggttatatgtagatccttgtgattagttgccccctctctaccccaccttccctccaccctcccggtatcgccactctcaccactggttctgatgggatcatccatcctggattccctgtgtttccagttcctatctgtaccagcatacatcctctggtctagccggatttgtaaggtagaattgggatcatgatagtgggtggggaggaagcatttaggaactagaggacagttgtatgtctcattgttgctaccctgcgccctcactggcttgtctcctccccgtgagagtagaaagtcttgtctttctcccaaggagccactggtgggttcacactgctgaccttgtagttagcagcaccTTGCATAATCTAGCTGCCTATCAGTCTCCACTTCCTCTGCTACCGACCAGTCTTCCCTGTTTCTATTTCCTTCGTGTCACTATTTCTATCACTGCCGTGCGTTTATGACGTGACCCTAGCTAGAATGTCAACTCTACGAAGGCAGGGAGGCTGCCGGCCTCGTTCACCACTCTCTTCCCAGGACCCAGCACAGTGGCCAATCTAGAATGCGCTTTCAGCAAATATTttagaaagagaggaagagaagaaaaGTGGGAGAGAGGTGTAGTAAAAATCTTGAACTGGATATTTAAAGGAAAAGGATGAGGGAAAATGTTTGAAATGAGTGTAATTAACAAAAGAAATGGCTGCGCAGAGAAGGAAGCTATGGAGGAAGGTTGGGGACGGGAGGTAGGTCAAGGGGAGTAACATTGAATCTGGATGCAGGGAAGCAGTCTCACCAACCAGCTGCAAAGAAGCTGGGTGGTTTGACTCCTCCACCTGGCACACATTTGGAATGGCCCTGATGATGGCCTTCGAGAGAGTCTGAGCAACTTGTCTCTCGTCCTTCCCGTAGCTCAGGTTGCAACAGCTGGAAGTGTCCTGCGCAGAACAGGAGATGGAGCTGACTAAGGTAAAACTAACTTCTTTGATTGCTACTCTGATTGGAAAAATAAATCCTTATCAGTCGACAGAATACTTCCCTAGAATGATTGAGTTAGAATAAGGGCCAGTTCCTAGAACGCTAAGAGGTCGGGGAAGGCATGGGAAAAGGACCGATAACTTTCTCTTTAGCAGAGTACATTCTGTAGCTGAACTCTTCTACATACCTGTACCCATTCCCCCTCTCCTAATTTCCCCCAAATAATTCACATTAGGGCTGTAAAAAACTAGATGGCtgttgggttttttcccctcAGTAAAGAAAATAAGTCCATATATACAGCAAAATGATTTAAATTCACTTTGAATCTGCTGGCAAGGGTCCAAGACAAGAGAAACTTAAGATCAACTTCTGTCTTCCCAGGTACTGGGACACTATGCGTTTGTGGTCCAGCTCTGCGAAGACCAGGCCCTCTGCATAAAGGTACACTTCTCAGTAAAGGAATACAAGTGGTTTGATAAGGTACAACGTGACATGGGACCCGTTTTGCTAAGAATAATTTTACCTCTCAAAGGTGTCACATGAAGGGGGCTTAACGTTATAAACACCTGTTGGAGTTCCCATAACAAAACACAGTGAGACTTGTGAGAGCCCCATGTGATGGCCTGGTCTGCCTGGGTTTCTCcaggtgtctgtctgtctttgaCAGGGGGCAGTCTTACCACATTACTACGACTGGTTTTAGCAGAAAATTGTTTCAGCAGAGAACATTTGAGTTCTTCTCAGAAGGGTCTCTACCttctaaggcaggggtcctcaaactttttaaacagggggccagttcactgtccctcagacccattggagggtcagactataataaaaatttttaaaaaacaaaaccatgaacaaattcctatgcacactgcacatatgttattttgaagttaaaaaaacggtacaaaaacacccagcgggccagataaatgtcctctgcgggctgcatgtggcccgcgaccgaagtttgaggacgcctgttcTAAAGGTTCCAGTTTTCTGTGGTTTAACTCTGTCATGAACCAGGGCAGAGTAGGAGACTTATAAGAACAAATGTGTCGTCTCATAGTTCTAGAGGACAAGATCAGGGTATCTGCCGTATTGATTTCTTGTAAGGGCTGTAAGGGCGAAACGGTACTAAGCCACTATAGctctatgtcagtggttctcaacctgtgggtcgagacccctttgggggtcgaaccaccctttcacaggggtcgcctaagacccttggaaaacacataaatatttcacaatatataattacatattatttcgtGATTAATCTATGGgctttaattatgtttcattaggttcaatttgtaacaatgaaaatacatcctgcctatcagatatttacatgacgattcatcagagtagcaaaatgacagtgatgaagtagcaacgaaaataatgttatggttgggggactctatgaaagggtcgcagcactaggaaggttgagaactactgctctgtgTTACCCTAACTTCAAAGATGCTGTCTTCAAAGAGTCTATGTTCAAGTGTTCACAGGTGCCAGCAGTGAACACATTAACAAATCTGAGGTCCGGGAGGTAAACACAATTCAACCCGCAATGATACCTGGCCCTCAGGCTCACGTTGTTGTTCTTTGACACCTTTACAATTACTGCTCTCAGGGGACTCCCACCCTCTGTGCTCCTAAGTTAATAAGGACTAACTAGTTATTTTCCTATTTAGTATCCTGATTGCCCCCCAGGAACCTACCCAGTGGTGAAGCTTAGTGGGAGATGGTGAAAGGAGAGAAAGAGGCAGCAGAAATACCAAATGTTCAAATTAGAGTGTAATAATAAGTAATTCTTATgattacaaaatttaaaagctCCTGGTCAGTGACTCTGctttcctttatttctctttgaagaagtACCAGGAAACGTTGAGGAAAATACAAGAAGAGCTAGAGACTCGATTCCTGGAGCGAGAAGTGTGAGCTTTGACAAACA
This genomic stretch from Tenrec ecaudatus isolate mTenEca1 chromosome 14, mTenEca1.hap1, whole genome shotgun sequence harbors:
- the TMCO5A gene encoding transmembrane and coiled-coil domain-containing protein 5A; this translates as MEENKEEQLNSTSENMEILRLAHSKRNINSLNTDLERDMQRIDEANQDLLLKIHEKESEIQRLEDELTQTGDLAEDEAWEKENGAAIEREKALQELEEETARLEKKNGTLVQSIADLKNKFTKKMQKTTWYEQGNVEETPEESKLRLQQLEVSCAEQEMELTKVLGHYAFVVQLCEDQALCIKKYQETLRKIQEELETRFLEREVSKALSMNSAGKESYNQNTEASIPLSLRRLSVAFLEGCQSARTHRPYIIPLCIFQEKCEL